One region of Chloroflexota bacterium genomic DNA includes:
- a CDS encoding GAF domain-containing protein: MGIVLALVLLLGFGVTWQVRVNMTHALTAQLQERGVSIARDLAAHSTDFILINNTYALHELLQDSIRNNADLRYAFILDANNRVLVHSFVAGFPRGLAENNSVAPTERAHSVLLESDEGIIHDIATPIFEGRAGIARVGLTEQSVYRAVDDLTGKMLLTTFVVSLLGVGAAYLLTLILTRPILALVGVTQAVARGDLSQRVPPWGDDEIGQLATAFNRMTSELDQTQRAMLRRNRELAALNAVANAVNAPASLAETLEHSLRALLDTLDLPAGWVFLLDDDSKIQLTTWLGLPREIGQREVATAFHGCPCTVALTDKQSVVIAPLPERCPLHDGKLSDARAVASHVTVPILARDRVLGVLGIASADPMAFSNAEVKLLEAVGQELGVAVENARLWDDLREKERVRGQLLEKVIGAQEDERKRIARELHDDTGQAITSLMLGLRAASDTSEFATRARLDAMREIAAQTLESVKRMARELRPALLDDLGLAAALERYVAGYRANFGLNADLQMTGFNNGRLSSETELALYRIVQEALTNIAKHAHAKNVSIVVERKSSAVVAVVEDDGRGFDVRAILESAQEESKLGLHGMRERAELVGGRLQIESAMGAGSSVFVEIPID, from the coding sequence ATGGGCATCGTCCTCGCGCTAGTGCTCCTCCTGGGCTTTGGCGTGACCTGGCAAGTGCGCGTCAACATGACGCACGCCTTGACCGCGCAATTGCAAGAGCGCGGCGTTTCCATCGCGCGCGACCTTGCCGCGCACTCGACCGATTTCATCCTCATCAACAACACCTATGCCCTGCACGAACTGTTGCAGGATTCAATTCGGAACAATGCCGATCTGCGCTATGCGTTCATCCTCGACGCGAACAATCGCGTCCTCGTCCACTCATTCGTCGCCGGGTTTCCGCGCGGGCTTGCCGAAAATAATTCCGTTGCGCCGACCGAGCGCGCCCACAGTGTTCTCCTCGAAAGCGACGAAGGGATCATTCACGACATCGCCACGCCGATTTTCGAGGGACGCGCCGGGATCGCGCGCGTGGGCTTGACCGAGCAAAGCGTTTATCGTGCGGTGGATGATTTGACCGGGAAGATGTTGCTCACGACATTTGTCGTCTCTTTGCTCGGCGTCGGCGCGGCATACCTGCTCACGCTCATTCTCACGCGTCCCATTCTCGCGCTCGTCGGCGTCACGCAAGCCGTCGCGCGCGGCGATCTCTCGCAACGCGTCCCACCCTGGGGCGACGACGAGATCGGGCAACTCGCGACCGCCTTCAATCGCATGACGAGCGAACTCGATCAAACCCAACGCGCGATGTTGCGGCGCAATCGCGAACTCGCCGCGCTGAACGCGGTGGCGAACGCGGTCAACGCGCCGGCATCGCTTGCCGAGACGCTGGAACATTCGTTACGCGCCTTGCTCGATACGCTCGATTTGCCGGCGGGCTGGGTTTTCCTGTTGGACGACGACAGCAAGATCCAACTCACAACCTGGCTCGGCTTGCCGCGCGAAATCGGGCAACGCGAGGTCGCGACGGCATTTCATGGTTGCCCCTGCACGGTCGCGTTGACCGACAAACAATCGGTCGTGATCGCGCCGCTTCCTGAACGTTGTCCCTTGCATGATGGCAAACTGAGCGACGCGCGCGCTGTTGCGTCGCACGTCACCGTGCCGATTCTCGCGCGTGATCGCGTCCTGGGTGTGTTAGGCATCGCGAGCGCAGATCCAATGGCGTTTAGCAACGCCGAAGTGAAACTGCTCGAAGCCGTCGGGCAGGAACTTGGCGTCGCGGTCGAAAACGCGCGCTTGTGGGACGATCTACGCGAGAAAGAACGCGTGCGTGGACAGTTGCTCGAAAAAGTGATCGGCGCGCAGGAAGACGAACGCAAACGCATCGCGCGCGAACTGCACGACGATACCGGGCAAGCGATCACCTCGTTGATGCTCGGCTTGCGTGCCGCGAGCGATACGAGTGAATTCGCGACGCGCGCGCGCCTCGATGCGATGCGCGAGATTGCCGCGCAGACACTCGAATCGGTCAAGCGCATGGCGCGCGAACTGCGCCCCGCGCTGCTCGACGACCTGGGTCTTGCCGCCGCGCTCGAACGTTACGTCGCGGGGTATCGCGCGAATTTTGGATTGAACGCGGATTTGCAAATGACCGGCTTTAACAACGGTCGTCTGTCCTCGGAAACGGAACTCGCACTGTATCGCATCGTGCAAGAAGCGTTGACGAACATCGCGAAACACGCGCACGCGAAAAATGTCAGCATCGTCGTCGAGCGCAAGTCAAGCGCGGTCGTCGCCGTGGTTGAAGATGACGGACGCGGTTTCGATGTACGTGCGATTCTCGAATCGGCGCAAGAAGAAAGCAAACTGGGTTTGCACGGCATGCGCGAACGCGCGGAATTGGTTGGCGGACGCTTGCAGATCGAGTCGGCGATGGGCGCGGGGAGTAGTGTGTTTGTGGAAATTCCGATTGACTGA
- a CDS encoding DUF4258 domain-containing protein: MKTIQFSKHALEQMAERGTDEAKVTETIRTGETVPAKKGRQGFRKNFQYDHRWGGRTYAIQQIVAIVAEEVDALIVVTVYTFYF, encoded by the coding sequence ATGAAAACAATCCAGTTCTCAAAACACGCACTGGAACAAATGGCAGAGCGTGGCACTGACGAAGCTAAAGTGACCGAGACCATTCGAACTGGAGAAACTGTGCCGGCGAAAAAGGGACGACAAGGATTCCGCAAGAATTTTCAATACGATCACCGATGGGGTGGGCGTACGTACGCTATCCAACAAATCGTGGCAATCGTTGCTGAAGAAGTGGATGCACTGATTGTTGTCACCGTCTACACGTTTTATTTCTAA
- a CDS encoding DUF2283 domain-containing protein produces MKISYDSQVDAVYIRFIEESAQVTTQRLSEDVAINYAPDGRIVGIEILDASQHVFTSGAERQVVIQNLTAVPA; encoded by the coding sequence ATGAAAATTTCATACGATTCTCAAGTTGACGCTGTGTATATCCGATTCATCGAGGAATCCGCGCAAGTGACGACGCAACGACTCTCGGAAGATGTAGCGATCAATTATGCACCGGATGGGCGCATTGTCGGTATTGAAATTTTGGATGCGTCGCAGCATGTGTTTACATCAGGCGCAGAGCGCCAAGTGGTCATTCAGAATTTGACCGCTGTTCCCGCGTAA
- a CDS encoding response regulator transcription factor, giving the protein MTKTRILLADDHAVLRSGLKMLLNAQDDMLVVGEATNGLEALAAVREHVPDLLILDITMPKTDGLQILSQVKRAQPNVRVLILTMHEEEGYLRRALEAGAAGYCPKSAADAELISAIRAVMRGNVYIHPSHAKILIDKMIPSNAPSTSTAELSERERAVLKLVALGHTNQDIAQQLSLSVKTVESYRARGMEKLGLTSRAALVRYAIQEGWMVE; this is encoded by the coding sequence ATGACCAAGACTCGCATCCTCCTTGCCGACGATCACGCGGTTTTGCGTTCCGGTTTGAAAATGCTGTTGAACGCGCAAGACGACATGCTCGTTGTCGGCGAAGCGACCAATGGCTTGGAGGCGCTCGCGGCAGTGCGCGAACATGTGCCCGATCTGCTCATCCTCGACATCACCATGCCCAAGACCGATGGCTTGCAGATTCTGAGTCAGGTCAAACGCGCCCAACCAAACGTGCGCGTGCTCATTCTGACGATGCATGAGGAAGAAGGGTACTTGCGCCGCGCGCTCGAAGCCGGCGCGGCGGGCTATTGTCCCAAAAGCGCGGCGGACGCGGAATTGATTTCCGCGATTCGCGCGGTGATGCGCGGCAACGTCTACATTCATCCCTCGCACGCGAAAATCTTGATTGACAAGATGATCCCTTCTAACGCGCCGAGCACGTCTACTGCCGAACTGAGCGAACGCGAACGCGCGGTCTTGAAACTCGTCGCGCTCGGACACACCAATCAAGACATCGCGCAACAATTGTCGCTCAGCGTCAAGACCGTCGAGAGTTATCGCGCGCGCGGCATGGAAAAACTGGGATTGACGAGCCGCGCCGCGCTCGTGCGGTACGCGATTCAAGAAGGGTGGATGGTTGAATAG
- a CDS encoding 4Fe-4S dicluster domain-containing protein, producing MPVTTQELVQFVVSSAPVGMPEDPLLRMQEDLKRALKKDVKARRWAMVLDLRKCVGCSSCTIACIVENKLPPGVVYRPVLEEEIGTYPNVTRRFVPRPCMQCDNPPCVNVCPVNATFKRADGIIEVNYDQCIGCRYCVTACPYGARTFDFGEKYTNRAPTQEGIIVGRARVEPYETAASYEYGRVWERKGQDSPIGNVRKCHFCLHRLNAGMLPACVTTCIGRATYFGDANDPDALISSLIGSANVTRLKEELGTQPKVHYLL from the coding sequence ATGCCTGTCACGACACAAGAACTCGTCCAATTCGTCGTCAGCAGCGCGCCGGTCGGAATGCCCGAAGATCCGCTTCTCAGAATGCAAGAGGATTTGAAGCGCGCGTTAAAGAAAGACGTCAAAGCGCGCCGTTGGGCGATGGTGCTCGATCTACGCAAATGCGTCGGTTGTTCATCCTGCACGATTGCGTGCATCGTCGAAAACAAACTGCCGCCCGGCGTGGTGTACCGCCCGGTGCTGGAAGAAGAAATCGGCACGTATCCGAACGTGACGCGCCGCTTTGTGCCGCGTCCGTGCATGCAGTGCGACAATCCCCCGTGCGTGAACGTGTGCCCGGTCAACGCGACGTTCAAACGCGCGGATGGTATCATCGAAGTCAATTACGATCAATGCATCGGTTGCCGGTACTGCGTGACCGCGTGTCCGTATGGCGCGCGCACATTTGACTTTGGCGAAAAGTACACGAACCGCGCGCCAACCCAGGAAGGAATCATCGTCGGACGCGCACGCGTCGAGCCGTACGAAACGGCTGCCAGTTACGAGTATGGTCGCGTATGGGAACGCAAGGGGCAGGACTCACCGATTGGCAACGTCCGCAAGTGTCACTTTTGTCTTCATCGTTTGAACGCCGGAATGTTACCCGCCTGCGTGACGACGTGCATTGGGCGCGCCACGTACTTTGGCGATGCCAATGACCCGGACGCGCTCATCAGTAGTTTGATTGGCTCGGCGAACGTCACGCGATTGAAAGAAGAACTCGGCACACAACCCAAAGTGCACTATTTGCTCTAG
- the nrfD gene encoding polysulfide reductase NrfD, producing MLKRLLYVASTVAIVAGLWGLSERLMFGHESAAYGSYVVWGFWVAMYLFFVGIAAGAFIVATLDYVFNVALFKGTGRLALYLTLITLGAGLLHIWFDLGHLERIWKVYLQGSANSVMAQIVWGYTTFGLLSLIALILTFRPAQAKWLKVLMAIGIPLAIFLSGAVGALMGVQAARAFWHVGLFPVQFPFFALASGAAVMMGALGLFGDPKDARLPQQLWVLAVASIALQIIKLYFLWADFSQSLYGGVPQNVAAVNEVMFGQYWWGFWILQIGIGSLLPLIVLLLPGMARRPQMVGWIGVCLLIGFAVARANIVFPALTVPELDALISAFQDSRLQFAYFPSVMEWALSAGIIGLATAAFLVGYDRLPLAPRGSEA from the coding sequence ATGTTAAAACGATTACTTTACGTTGCCAGCACAGTTGCGATTGTCGCTGGTCTGTGGGGTTTGTCCGAACGTCTCATGTTCGGTCACGAAAGCGCCGCGTACGGCAGTTACGTCGTGTGGGGCTTTTGGGTGGCGATGTACTTGTTCTTCGTCGGAATTGCCGCGGGCGCGTTCATCGTCGCGACGCTAGACTATGTGTTCAACGTCGCGCTGTTCAAAGGCACGGGACGCCTCGCCTTGTACCTGACCCTGATCACACTCGGCGCGGGCTTGCTCCACATCTGGTTCGACCTGGGACATCTGGAGCGTATTTGGAAAGTCTATCTGCAAGGCAGCGCCAACTCGGTGATGGCACAGATCGTGTGGGGGTACACGACGTTCGGGCTACTTTCGCTCATCGCGCTCATCCTGACGTTTCGTCCCGCGCAGGCAAAATGGCTCAAGGTCTTGATGGCGATAGGCATTCCGCTGGCGATCTTCCTGAGTGGCGCGGTCGGCGCGCTGATGGGTGTGCAAGCCGCGCGCGCGTTCTGGCACGTCGGCTTGTTCCCTGTCCAGTTCCCGTTCTTTGCGCTTGCATCGGGCGCTGCTGTGATGATGGGCGCGCTGGGCTTGTTCGGCGATCCAAAAGACGCGCGCTTGCCCCAGCAGTTGTGGGTGCTCGCGGTTGCCAGCATCGCGTTGCAAATCATCAAACTCTATTTCCTGTGGGCAGATTTTTCGCAGAGTTTGTACGGCGGCGTCCCGCAAAATGTCGCGGCAGTCAACGAAGTGATGTTTGGGCAATACTGGTGGGGGTTTTGGATTTTGCAAATCGGAATCGGTTCGCTATTGCCCCTCATCGTTTTGCTATTGCCGGGAATGGCACGGCGTCCGCAAATGGTTGGCTGGATAGGCGTGTGCCTGCTCATCGGCTTTGCCGTCGCGCGCGCTAACATCGTATTCCCCGCGCTGACTGTACCCGAATTGGACGCGCTCATCTCGGCATTCCAAGACTCGCGTCTGCAGTTCGCCTATTTTCCCAGTGTGATGGAATGGGCGCTCTCTGCCGGCATCATCGGACTGGCGACTGCCGCGTTTTTGGTCGGCTATGATCGTCTGCCGCTTGCGCCGCGTGGGAGCGAGGCGTGA
- a CDS encoding molybdopterin-dependent oxidoreductase, with protein MDDQNKILDKPIPDITRRDFLKISAFLGGSAAMAGTLNVAWDMMTNSAAAAAEQGYSLANPANIIYSVCQQCNTNCGIKVKIINGVVSKIDGNPFNPFTLNPHLAYKTTMAEAATIDGAVCPKAHAAIQTTYDPYRLVKVLKRAGKRGENKWQTIEFDKAIAEIVEGGKLFANVPGEENRAVTGLKEMYALKDPKVAKAMADALPPILAEKDKDKKKALVAAFKEKFKNDLDKLIDPDHPDLGPKNNQLNFSWGRLKGGRSDFINRFTRDAFGSTNAHGHTTVCQGSLYFSGKAMSEQFSAGSFTGGEKFYWQADTENAEFVLFVGASPFEGNYGPSNRVPRITNRLVTGELKFAVIDPRLSKLAAKAWKWMPNKPGTEGALALALIRYLVENKKYDEKFLRNANKAAATANKEASWCNATWLVKLDDKGAPTVFLRGSEAGIATKETVKDKDGKDLNVWKAGDKEFAFDPLVALVDGKPVALDPNDEKTAVVGDLVVDASVKDFKVKSGFVILTESANANEFSKWAEIAGVNARDLEEIARELTQHGKKAVCDIHRGVSQHTNGFYNVLAWNNLNLLLGNYDWKGGFVRVSTYDAAGAKAAGPFDLGKMVPNKHNPFGLSIIRHDAKYDESTLFEGYPAKRNWYPLASDIYQELIPSMGDAYPYQIKALFLYMGSPVYSLPAGNTNIDILADPNKIPLFVTSDIVVGETSMYADYIFPDLSNLERWEFAGSHPSMTVKVQPVRQPTIAPLIETVKVYGREMPLSLEAMILGLAEKLNLPNFGPHGFGEGKSLTHMNDLYVRMVANLAFGEKSDGSDGVPDADDAEQKLFLDARKHLPKTVFDPDAWKALVGDKLWAKFVTVLNRGGRFQDYAKIYDGDKVANKYGKLINLYQEKTAKLKHAMTGKPILGYPTFIPPGMDVTQNPLPDEGQGFDLSLITYREIYQTKSRTATNYWLLALLPENFILMNAHDAAKRGLQNGDRVRVVSATNPNGEWDLKNGQKVPIVGKLKVVQGIRPGVVSFPLGFGHFAYGGVDVTIDGAVVKGDVRRTRGVHANAAMRVDPYLKNTTLVDSFGGSAVFYDTKVKVVKA; from the coding sequence ATGGATGACCAAAATAAAATTCTCGATAAACCGATTCCCGACATCACGCGCCGCGATTTTCTGAAAATCTCCGCGTTCCTCGGCGGCTCGGCGGCGATGGCGGGAACGTTGAACGTCGCGTGGGACATGATGACGAACTCGGCGGCAGCCGCGGCGGAGCAGGGGTATTCGCTCGCGAATCCGGCGAACATCATTTACAGCGTGTGCCAACAGTGCAACACCAACTGCGGCATCAAAGTTAAAATCATCAACGGCGTCGTTTCGAAAATTGACGGCAACCCGTTCAACCCATTCACCTTGAATCCGCACCTGGCATACAAAACGACGATGGCGGAAGCCGCGACGATTGACGGCGCGGTCTGCCCCAAGGCGCACGCGGCGATTCAAACGACGTACGATCCGTATCGCCTGGTCAAGGTGCTCAAGCGCGCGGGCAAACGCGGCGAGAACAAATGGCAGACGATCGAATTCGACAAAGCGATCGCCGAAATCGTCGAGGGTGGCAAACTCTTCGCGAACGTGCCGGGCGAAGAAAATCGCGCCGTGACCGGCTTGAAAGAAATGTACGCGCTCAAAGACCCCAAGGTTGCTAAAGCGATGGCGGACGCGCTGCCGCCCATCCTCGCAGAAAAAGACAAGGACAAGAAAAAAGCGCTCGTCGCCGCGTTCAAAGAAAAGTTCAAGAACGATCTCGACAAATTGATTGATCCCGATCATCCGGATCTCGGACCCAAAAACAATCAGTTGAATTTCTCGTGGGGACGCTTGAAGGGCGGACGTTCGGATTTCATCAATCGCTTTACGCGCGATGCGTTCGGCTCGACGAACGCGCACGGACACACGACCGTGTGCCAGGGCTCGCTGTACTTTTCCGGCAAGGCGATGAGCGAGCAATTCAGTGCGGGCAGTTTCACCGGCGGTGAAAAATTCTATTGGCAAGCCGACACGGAAAATGCCGAGTTCGTTTTGTTCGTCGGCGCATCGCCATTCGAAGGCAACTATGGTCCGTCGAATCGCGTGCCGCGCATCACGAATCGTCTCGTCACCGGCGAGTTGAAATTCGCGGTGATTGACCCGCGCCTTTCGAAACTCGCGGCGAAAGCGTGGAAGTGGATGCCGAACAAACCCGGCACCGAAGGCGCGCTCGCGCTCGCGCTCATTCGCTATCTCGTCGAGAATAAAAAGTACGACGAGAAATTCCTTCGCAACGCGAACAAAGCCGCGGCGACCGCGAACAAGGAAGCGTCGTGGTGCAACGCGACCTGGCTTGTCAAGCTGGATGACAAGGGCGCGCCGACCGTGTTCTTGCGCGGCAGTGAAGCCGGCATCGCGACGAAAGAGACCGTCAAGGACAAGGACGGCAAGGACCTGAACGTTTGGAAAGCCGGCGATAAAGAATTCGCGTTCGATCCGCTCGTCGCGCTCGTGGACGGCAAGCCGGTCGCGCTCGACCCGAACGATGAAAAGACCGCGGTCGTTGGCGATCTCGTCGTGGACGCGTCGGTCAAGGATTTCAAAGTGAAATCGGGTTTTGTGATCTTGACCGAATCGGCGAACGCGAACGAATTTTCCAAGTGGGCGGAGATCGCCGGCGTGAACGCGCGCGACCTCGAAGAAATTGCGCGCGAGTTGACGCAGCATGGCAAGAAAGCGGTGTGCGATATTCACCGCGGCGTGTCGCAACACACGAACGGTTTTTACAACGTGCTCGCGTGGAACAATCTCAATCTCTTGCTCGGCAATTATGATTGGAAGGGTGGGTTCGTGCGCGTCTCGACGTACGACGCGGCGGGCGCAAAAGCGGCGGGACCTTTCGATCTGGGCAAGATGGTGCCGAACAAACACAATCCGTTCGGACTTTCGATCATTCGCCACGACGCCAAGTATGACGAGTCCACGCTCTTCGAGGGCTATCCCGCGAAACGCAATTGGTATCCGCTCGCGTCGGACATTTATCAGGAACTGATTCCTTCGATGGGCGACGCGTATCCGTACCAAATCAAAGCGTTGTTTTTGTACATGGGTTCGCCGGTGTACTCGCTGCCGGCTGGCAACACGAACATTGACATTCTCGCCGATCCGAACAAGATTCCGCTGTTCGTCACGAGCGACATCGTCGTCGGCGAAACGTCAATGTACGCGGATTACATCTTCCCCGATTTGTCGAATCTCGAACGCTGGGAATTTGCCGGCTCGCATCCTTCGATGACGGTCAAGGTTCAACCGGTGCGCCAGCCGACCATCGCGCCGCTCATCGAGACGGTGAAGGTGTACGGGCGCGAAATGCCGCTCTCGCTCGAAGCGATGATCCTGGGTCTCGCAGAAAAACTCAACCTGCCGAATTTCGGTCCGCACGGTTTCGGCGAAGGCAAATCGCTGACGCACATGAACGACCTGTACGTGCGGATGGTCGCGAACCTGGCGTTCGGCGAAAAGAGCGACGGCTCGGACGGCGTGCCGGACGCGGATGACGCGGAACAGAAATTGTTCCTCGACGCGCGCAAGCACTTGCCCAAGACGGTGTTCGACCCCGATGCGTGGAAAGCGCTGGTCGGCGACAAGTTGTGGGCAAAATTCGTCACGGTGCTGAATCGCGGCGGACGCTTCCAGGATTACGCGAAAATTTACGACGGCGACAAGGTCGCGAACAAGTACGGCAAACTGATCAATCTATATCAGGAAAAGACCGCGAAACTGAAGCACGCGATGACGGGCAAACCCATCCTGGGTTATCCCACCTTCATCCCGCCCGGCATGGATGTCACGCAGAATCCCTTGCCGGACGAAGGGCAAGGATTCGATCTGTCGCTCATCACGTACCGCGAAATCTATCAAACGAAATCGCGCACGGCGACGAACTATTGGCTGTTGGCGCTTTTGCCGGAAAACTTTATCCTGATGAACGCGCACGATGCGGCGAAACGCGGCTTGCAGAACGGCGATCGCGTGCGCGTCGTCTCGGCGACGAATCCGAACGGCGAATGGGATCTGAAGAATGGACAAAAAGTTCCCATCGTCGGCAAGTTAAAAGTTGTGCAAGGGATTCGCCCCGGCGTCGTTTCGTTCCCGCTCGGCTTTGGACACTTTGCCTACGGTGGCGTGGACGTGACGATTGACGGCGCGGTGGTCAAGGGCGACGTGCGCCGCACACGCGGCGTGCACGCGAACGCGGCAATGCGCGTGGATCCGTACCTCAAGAATACGACGCTCGTTGATTCGTTCGGCGGCAGCGCCGTGTTCTACGATACCAAAGTCAAAGTGGTGAAGGCATAG
- a CDS encoding transposase encodes MYSNPLPALPIETVEATKALFGKKNVYVMIGDMADSLFADIDLACLYPEEGIPKEFPYLSSLVLIFQFNEGLADRQAAEATRVRTDWKYALHLPIAHPGLSTDVMRDFRQRLCRNVSHREKFQQVLTRLQETYAPWQSRLPLADASYVVQSVCARTSLESVASAMQNAVQALVAKRYEWVRQIARPHWYQRYFRNMLVFQVPDDLTSQVELAESIGEDGVYLLQTIAFANASDLDNLAEIQNLRQVWNWQFEWQPDRFKWRAAQCAKCMGKPLNFTNGRTFVER; translated from the coding sequence ATGTATTCCAATCCTTTACCCGCTTTACCAATTGAAACAGTCGAAGCGACCAAAGCCCTGTTCGGCAAAAAGAATGTGTATGTCATGATCGGCGATATGGCAGATTCACTGTTCGCGGATATTGACCTGGCATGCCTGTATCCGGAGGAGGGCATTCCCAAAGAGTTTCCTTATCTTTCTAGTCTCGTGCTCATCTTTCAGTTTAACGAGGGACTGGCTGATCGTCAGGCGGCGGAAGCCACACGCGTGCGCACCGATTGGAAGTATGCGTTGCATTTGCCGATCGCGCATCCCGGCTTGAGCACGGATGTCATGCGCGATTTTCGCCAACGGCTCTGCCGGAATGTATCGCATCGGGAAAAATTCCAGCAGGTGCTCACGCGATTACAAGAAACGTACGCCCCGTGGCAAAGCCGTCTGCCGCTTGCCGATGCCAGTTATGTTGTCCAATCGGTGTGTGCACGCACGAGTTTGGAGTCGGTGGCGTCGGCGATGCAGAATGCGGTTCAAGCGCTCGTCGCAAAACGGTATGAATGGGTTCGCCAGATTGCGCGCCCCCATTGGTATCAACGCTATTTCCGCAACATGTTGGTGTTCCAGGTGCCGGATGACCTGACCAGCCAGGTCGAATTGGCGGAATCCATCGGCGAAGACGGCGTGTATCTCCTCCAAACCATTGCGTTCGCGAATGCGTCAGACTTGGATAATCTCGCCGAAATTCAAAATCTCCGGCAAGTTTGGAATTGGCAATTCGAATGGCAGCCAGACCGCTTCAAATGGCGCGCGGCACAGTGCGCCAAGTGCATGGGTAAGCCCCTAAACTTTACAAACGGACGAACATTCGTTGAACGCTGA